A single window of uncultured Pseudodesulfovibrio sp. DNA harbors:
- a CDS encoding P-II family nitrogen regulator, with the protein MKFKLILASVKTHITDSIVDAAKEVGATGATIITARGTGMREAHTFFGLTLEDQTDIVLFLLEEHTVKPVLKAIETTGQFHEPGTGIAFVLPVEDVIGMESQIERFKEKVRDSYF; encoded by the coding sequence ATGAAATTCAAACTTATCCTCGCATCGGTCAAGACGCATATAACGGATTCCATTGTTGATGCTGCAAAGGAAGTTGGAGCCACTGGTGCGACCATTATCACCGCTCGCGGTACAGGTATGCGAGAAGCGCACACCTTTTTTGGCCTGACGCTTGAGGATCAGACTGACATCGTTCTATTTCTGTTGGAGGAGCACACGGTTAAACCTGTGCTGAAAGCCATTGAAACTACGGGACAGTTTCATGAGCCGGGGACAGGTATAGCGTTTGTTTTGCCTGTTGAAGATGTCATCGGCATGGAAAGTCAGATTGAGCGGTT
- the nuoK gene encoding NADH-quinone oxidoreductase subunit NuoK has product MSALTLYQIVALMLLCAGLFGLTQRRSLVGMLISVELMLNGAGLSMVAAAQLTEFSAVLGQLGTLFVMGLAAAEATLVLAIIVVVARRFKSARISDITTLKE; this is encoded by the coding sequence ATGAGTGCTCTGACCCTTTATCAAATTGTCGCGTTGATGCTTCTGTGTGCAGGCCTTTTTGGTTTGACGCAACGCAGGAGTCTCGTCGGTATGTTGATCTCGGTGGAACTCATGCTCAACGGTGCAGGACTGTCCATGGTGGCAGCGGCTCAGTTGACTGAATTCAGTGCAGTTCTTGGACAACTCGGCACCTTGTTTGTCATGGGACTTGCCGCAGCTGAGGCTACACTGGTCCTTGCAATCATCGTGGTCGTTGCACGGCGATTCAAATCCGCCAGAATCAGTGACATCACTACATTGAAGGAATAA
- a CDS encoding Na(+)/H(+) antiporter subunit D, with product METSMFIHPSMAFLALVIVVPFVPKALWMNKAFRGTLALLAPLIALYSIFTVEPGTYGALEYLDQALVLGRVDKLSIVFGQVFSVIAFIGAIYGMHVEDRGHYVCGSLYVAGGFGCVFAGDLLTVFLFWELMSIGSTFLIWQARTEESVGAGFRYFLYHTVGGLFLLGGLLLKYKATGSFAFNAVDPSGAQLYDWLILIGFCVNAAVVPLHAWLPDAYPRASVAGAVYMCAFTTKTAVYVLARGYAGWEVLAIAGTCMAVFGVLYACIENNARRILSYHIVSQVGYMVAGIGIGTAMTLNGAVAHAYAHILYKGLLFMGTGAILYSVGTAKLDKLGGLAYKLPWVMVLYMIAALSISGMPLFNGFISKTMTIAGAAEAHRTILALGMEIAAVGTFISVGIKLPYFAFWGGKKEYVGEVKPLPVNMYVGMAICGLLCIAQGVYPHMLYQYLPFPVEHAFEPWHLDKVINSGLLLGFSGLAFYLTREIITPHAKLNLDFDIFYRFIGTTLMRVVCWPISKVDDVWTEVYNTIGLRSLIGMGDGTSWFDKKGIDTVVDGGAYTVRNIGRAGAKVQTANLQDYLALAAVLGLGIFALVWYFG from the coding sequence ATGGAGACTAGTATGTTCATCCATCCCTCCATGGCCTTCCTTGCATTGGTTATTGTTGTGCCCTTTGTCCCCAAAGCGCTTTGGATGAACAAGGCGTTTCGCGGCACATTGGCATTACTTGCACCGCTTATCGCGCTCTATTCCATCTTCACGGTGGAACCGGGTACGTATGGTGCGTTGGAATATCTTGATCAAGCTCTGGTACTGGGGCGTGTGGACAAGTTGTCCATCGTTTTCGGCCAGGTTTTCTCGGTTATCGCGTTCATCGGTGCCATCTATGGCATGCACGTCGAGGACAGGGGGCATTACGTTTGCGGTTCGCTTTATGTGGCAGGTGGCTTCGGCTGCGTGTTTGCAGGCGACTTGCTGACGGTCTTCCTGTTTTGGGAACTTATGTCCATCGGTTCCACGTTCCTGATCTGGCAGGCCCGGACTGAAGAGTCTGTTGGTGCCGGTTTCAGGTACTTCTTGTACCATACCGTTGGCGGCCTGTTCCTGCTCGGCGGATTGCTGCTCAAGTACAAGGCCACAGGGAGCTTTGCTTTCAATGCAGTGGATCCCTCCGGGGCCCAACTGTATGATTGGCTGATCCTGATCGGCTTTTGTGTCAACGCTGCAGTCGTGCCTTTGCATGCTTGGTTGCCTGACGCATACCCTCGCGCATCCGTTGCGGGTGCTGTGTACATGTGCGCCTTTACCACCAAGACGGCAGTCTATGTGCTGGCACGCGGCTATGCAGGATGGGAAGTCCTTGCTATCGCAGGTACCTGTATGGCTGTTTTTGGTGTTTTGTACGCGTGTATTGAAAATAATGCTCGACGGATTCTGTCCTACCACATTGTATCCCAGGTGGGTTACATGGTGGCGGGTATCGGCATTGGTACGGCCATGACGCTCAACGGCGCAGTGGCTCATGCTTATGCCCATATCCTTTATAAGGGCCTTCTGTTCATGGGAACCGGCGCGATTCTCTATTCGGTCGGTACTGCCAAGCTGGATAAACTGGGTGGGCTTGCTTACAAACTGCCCTGGGTTATGGTTTTGTATATGATCGCAGCCCTGTCCATCTCCGGTATGCCCCTTTTCAACGGCTTTATTTCGAAAACCATGACTATCGCCGGTGCGGCTGAAGCCCATCGCACGATTTTGGCTCTCGGAATGGAGATTGCCGCAGTGGGTACGTTTATCTCTGTCGGTATCAAGCTCCCGTACTTTGCGTTCTGGGGCGGTAAAAAAGAATATGTCGGCGAAGTCAAGCCACTGCCAGTCAACATGTACGTCGGTATGGCAATTTGCGGCCTGCTTTGCATCGCCCAAGGTGTCTACCCTCATATGTTGTATCAATATCTGCCTTTCCCGGTAGAACATGCATTTGAGCCCTGGCATCTCGACAAGGTCATCAACTCTGGTCTGTTGCTCGGTTTCTCCGGCTTGGCCTTCTACTTGACCCGCGAGATCATTACTCCGCATGCGAAGCTCAATCTGGACTTCGATATCTTCTATCGTTTCATCGGCACTACGCTCATGCGTGTTGTTTGTTGGCCGATTTCGAAGGTGGATGACGTTTGGACCGAGGTTTATAATACCATTGGTTTGCGTTCGCTCATCGGTATGGGGGATGGTACTTCTTGGTTTGACAAGAAGGGCATCGATACAGTGGTGGACGGTGGTGCTTACACTGTGAGGAACATCGGCAGGGCAGGGGCGAAAGTCCAGACTGCCAATCTGCAGGATTACCTGGCATTGGCCGCCGTTCTCGGCTTGGGCATCTTCGCCCTGGTTTGGTACTTCGGCTAA
- a CDS encoding NADH-quinone oxidoreductase subunit N → MNFHLTALVPELFFFCLVLVLLVQSLGNREWKPPVEKWIPFGAGLAFFVAITGFGLHGTMFWDVYKVDLMSQFFKIAIAFGFYVTVLNASRQPTLVEGKRADYYMLLGFSTLGLMMLASSVELITIYLALELASYSMYAIIPLRAKSKGAAEAGIKYIMFGAVATALALYGLSYIMASQHTTYIAELMNKSWSFADQPMAVVGLTLFLTGMFFKLALFPFHFWCPDVYQGASNETAAFVATMPKMGAIVVLCRLAVLLKPGLEITTIIAILGALSMTWGNLSALAQTDLKRLLGFSSVAHAGYIMVGLVSGTPEGVGAAAFYGLAYLVMNLLVFWIVSRVAVDGRNLKLSDLNGLYKKAPVLAFSLAVGAFALVGLPPTMGFMGKFFLITSAWDHGYNWLVITLVLNSAIAIYYYLSLFRHAFTEETVPGDVPAPDNSWFASAGAGMLAAAVLIIGIIPAPMFNFAIAAGESLYGIVSGGGH, encoded by the coding sequence GTGAACTTCCATCTCACTGCGCTTGTCCCGGAACTGTTCTTCTTTTGTCTTGTTCTGGTCCTTTTGGTCCAGTCTCTCGGCAACAGGGAGTGGAAACCTCCGGTTGAAAAATGGATCCCCTTTGGTGCGGGACTTGCCTTCTTTGTAGCCATTACTGGCTTTGGCCTTCACGGAACCATGTTCTGGGATGTATACAAAGTTGATTTGATGTCCCAGTTCTTCAAGATCGCTATTGCGTTTGGCTTTTACGTGACTGTACTTAACGCATCACGTCAGCCAACGCTTGTTGAAGGGAAACGGGCTGATTACTATATGTTGCTTGGCTTCTCCACCCTCGGACTGATGATGCTCGCTTCCTCCGTGGAGCTGATTACCATCTATCTGGCTTTGGAGCTGGCTTCTTATTCCATGTATGCAATCATCCCGTTACGCGCCAAATCAAAGGGTGCGGCTGAAGCGGGTATCAAGTACATCATGTTTGGTGCCGTAGCCACGGCATTGGCTCTGTATGGCTTGTCTTACATCATGGCTTCTCAGCATACTACGTACATCGCTGAACTCATGAACAAATCCTGGTCGTTTGCCGATCAGCCCATGGCCGTTGTTGGTCTGACTTTGTTCCTGACCGGTATGTTCTTTAAATTGGCTTTGTTCCCGTTCCACTTCTGGTGCCCAGATGTTTATCAGGGAGCGAGTAACGAGACTGCTGCATTTGTGGCTACCATGCCCAAGATGGGTGCCATTGTCGTTTTGTGTCGTCTTGCCGTGCTGCTCAAGCCCGGTCTGGAGATTACCACGATTATTGCGATTCTTGGTGCTTTATCCATGACGTGGGGTAATCTGTCCGCACTGGCTCAGACAGATCTCAAGCGTTTGCTTGGATTCTCGTCTGTGGCACACGCTGGGTACATAATGGTCGGTTTGGTCAGTGGCACTCCTGAGGGTGTTGGTGCAGCCGCATTCTATGGCTTGGCCTATCTGGTCATGAACCTGTTGGTGTTCTGGATCGTTAGTCGTGTAGCCGTTGATGGACGCAATTTGAAGTTGAGTGATTTGAACGGTCTGTATAAGAAAGCACCGGTACTCGCATTCTCACTTGCGGTCGGCGCTTTTGCTCTTGTTGGCTTGCCGCCGACCATGGGCTTTATGGGCAAGTTCTTCCTTATCACTTCAGCATGGGATCATGGATATAACTGGTTGGTCATCACTTTGGTGTTGAATTCAGCCATTGCCATCTACTATTATCTGAGTCTGTTCCGCCACGCCTTTACAGAAGAGACGGTTCCCGGTGATGTCCCGGCACCAGATAATAGCTGGTTTGCTTCAGCTGGTGCAGGCATGTTGGCAGCAGCCGTTTTGATCATTGGTATCATTCCGGCACCGATGTTCAACTTTGCCATCGCTGCAGGTGAAAGCTTGTACGGGATTGTTTCCGGTGGCGGTCACTAG
- a CDS encoding NADH-quinone oxidoreductase subunit M, translated as MDFGYPVLTILIAFPLVAACGLFFLRSPQVVRYYTMVASIIECLLAIPLTGFTMNAEFQFVEKIDWVHKWGLQYYLGIDGISILMVLLTIAVLPLCVMCSWTYIGKREKEFHFCLLFMTSAVLGVFCALDLVLFYVFWEAMLIPMYLLIAVWGGDDRRYASLKFFLYTLAGSTLLLAAIVAFRITGGTFSIPELMNMNFSFRFQFWAFLAMALAFAIKVPMFPFHTWLPAAHVQAPSAGSVILAAVLLKMGTYGFLRFCLPLTPAASEYFAPMMIAISIVSILYGGAIALGQTDIKKLVAYSSVGHMGFVTLGIFLFNQQGVQGALFQMLNHGIVTGALFMLIGTVYERSHSRDIKDNLGLGKYLPAFMFFWGFMALASFGFPGTNGFVGEMLVLTGAFKSSVIIGFLCIPGALLAAAYMFRVSLKMAWGRPSSAKTWRDLNAREWIMLTIPAVFVLWIGLAPAPFYKIINPSIDKLLGDFDKRKVASIETEQPLQTAAADVLNVLAGKK; from the coding sequence TTGGACTTCGGATATCCGGTTCTTACGATACTGATAGCATTCCCGCTGGTCGCGGCGTGCGGACTCTTCTTCCTGCGGTCGCCGCAGGTGGTACGCTACTATACTATGGTAGCGTCCATTATAGAGTGTCTGCTGGCCATACCTTTGACCGGCTTTACAATGAACGCTGAATTCCAGTTCGTCGAGAAAATCGACTGGGTCCACAAATGGGGACTTCAGTACTACCTCGGCATAGATGGAATCAGCATACTCATGGTCCTGTTGACTATCGCGGTCCTGCCGCTATGTGTCATGTGTTCTTGGACCTACATCGGCAAACGGGAGAAGGAATTCCACTTCTGTTTGCTGTTCATGACCTCTGCGGTCCTCGGCGTTTTCTGCGCCTTGGATCTGGTCCTCTTCTACGTGTTCTGGGAAGCCATGCTTATCCCCATGTACCTGCTTATTGCAGTTTGGGGTGGCGATGATCGTCGATACGCATCGCTTAAGTTCTTCCTGTATACGTTGGCAGGTTCTACTCTGCTCCTGGCAGCTATCGTTGCATTCAGGATTACGGGTGGTACCTTTTCTATCCCGGAACTCATGAATATGAACTTTAGCTTCCGCTTTCAGTTCTGGGCTTTCTTGGCAATGGCTTTGGCCTTCGCCATCAAGGTCCCCATGTTCCCGTTCCATACATGGCTGCCCGCAGCGCATGTTCAGGCGCCTTCTGCTGGTTCCGTCATACTGGCGGCTGTCCTGCTGAAGATGGGAACTTATGGTTTCCTGCGTTTCTGTCTGCCGCTGACTCCAGCCGCCAGTGAGTACTTCGCTCCCATGATGATCGCGATTTCCATCGTGTCCATTTTGTATGGCGGGGCTATCGCGCTGGGACAAACTGACATTAAAAAGCTTGTTGCCTACTCTTCGGTAGGCCATATGGGCTTTGTTACTTTGGGCATATTCCTGTTTAATCAACAGGGTGTCCAAGGTGCGCTCTTCCAGATGCTGAACCATGGTATCGTTACAGGCGCACTCTTTATGTTGATTGGTACCGTTTATGAACGCAGTCATAGTCGTGACATCAAGGACAACTTGGGCCTTGGCAAATATTTGCCAGCCTTCATGTTCTTCTGGGGCTTTATGGCTCTGGCATCATTCGGCTTCCCGGGAACCAACGGGTTTGTCGGGGAAATGTTGGTGTTGACTGGTGCATTCAAGTCGTCCGTTATAATCGGTTTCTTGTGTATTCCTGGTGCATTATTGGCCGCAGCTTACATGTTCCGTGTGAGTTTGAAGATGGCTTGGGGCAGACCTAGTTCCGCCAAAACATGGCGTGATCTTAATGCTCGCGAATGGATCATGTTGACCATTCCTGCCGTATTCGTACTCTGGATCGGTTTGGCTCCTGCACCGTTTTACAAGATCATCAATCCTTCAATTGACAAGTTGTTGGGTGATTTCGATAAGCGAAAGGTCGCTTCCATCGAAACTGAACAACCGTTGCAAACTGCTGCCGCTGACGTTTTGAACGTCCTTGCGGGCAAGAAATAG
- a CDS encoding DUF1538 domain-containing protein, protein MRFNIYGLLFVVSIILDCYVIPCERVELMWTQSQLWNRLCNDYSLAKIFTYSFRPQKKEANKIMKVQHMSSRLGIVFRSVRKKLWSSFKDLLPIILVIAFFQIVVLKQSLPDLGSVIFGGLLVVIGLTLFIQGLEMGLFPVGENMAHALARKGSLFWLLTFAFALGFSTTVAEPALIAVSAEAASIAAQGDLIAANESSMNRYAMGLRLSVAFSVGVAILIGVLRILRGWPVHYLIIGGYVIVMLMTLVAPKEIVGIAYDAGGVTTSTVTVPLVAALGVGLASIIKGRSPLLDGFGLIAFASLLPMIFVMGYGLFVFG, encoded by the coding sequence ATGAGATTTAATATTTATGGGCTTTTATTTGTAGTTTCAATTATTTTAGATTGTTATGTAATTCCTTGTGAGCGTGTTGAATTGATGTGGACACAAAGCCAATTGTGGAACAGACTTTGTAATGATTACAGTTTGGCAAAAATCTTTACTTACAGTTTTCGTCCGCAGAAAAAGGAAGCAAATAAGATTATGAAAGTACAGCATATGTCATCTCGGCTGGGCATTGTCTTTCGTAGCGTGCGGAAAAAGCTATGGAGTTCTTTCAAAGACTTGTTGCCGATCATTTTGGTTATCGCTTTTTTTCAAATCGTGGTTCTTAAGCAGTCATTGCCGGATCTAGGGAGTGTGATTTTTGGTGGGCTGCTTGTTGTTATTGGTTTGACGCTTTTCATTCAGGGACTGGAGATGGGGCTGTTTCCTGTCGGTGAAAACATGGCCCATGCCTTGGCTCGAAAAGGGAGCTTGTTTTGGCTTCTGACTTTTGCTTTTGCTCTTGGGTTTTCGACAACTGTTGCTGAACCGGCTCTTATAGCGGTTTCTGCTGAAGCAGCAAGTATTGCGGCGCAGGGTGATCTCATAGCAGCAAATGAATCGTCCATGAACCGGTACGCCATGGGCCTGAGGCTTTCCGTCGCTTTTTCCGTGGGCGTGGCCATTCTTATTGGTGTGTTACGGATTCTTCGTGGTTGGCCTGTTCATTATTTGATCATTGGGGGCTATGTTATTGTTATGTTGATGACCCTTGTTGCTCCTAAAGAAATAGTTGGTATCGCGTATGATGCCGGTGGTGTTACCACTTCAACCGTGACTGTTCCATTGGTGGCTGCCCTAGGAGTTGGGCTTGCCTCGATAATCAAAGGACGCAGCCCGTTACTTGACGGTTTTGGCCTTATTGCTTTTGCATCATTGCTCCCCATGATTTTTGTTATGGGTTACGGTTTATTTGTTTTTGGCTGA
- a CDS encoding monovalent cation/H+ antiporter subunit D family protein, producing MMEGVTTYSQILLPVVITLLVPLFIYLGRGDENRREAMSFIGAFLTFGSVLCMAPRVLGGEVLYYKVTTIMPGISIAFAADGLSMVFALIAPFLWFFVTSYNIGYMRGLNEHAQTRYYICFAVAIFGAVGVALSANVFTLYLFYEVITVFTYPLVYHHEDQAAKIGARKYIVYLMGTSKLFLLPAMVLTYVLVGNLDFNLGDIQNGMFSAEVIAEHPRLVALTYWLFIFGIGKAALMPFHNWLPSAMVAPTPVSALLHAVAVVKAGVFCVCRIVLSAFGTKTAAMLTMSQIYVGAPGTWLGDLSIGLGTAYIAAFTLTVASFIALTKDDIKARLAYSTVAQLSYVVVGVTMLVDTAVQGGVMHIAHHAFSKITLFMAAGAIYVACHLKKISLMDGLGRRMPLTFGAFGIASLSMIGMPPACGFVSKWYLINGTLDAHQWPLLVALLLSTALNAGYFVPILYRAFFKAPKPEANIGQYNEPSMTMVVPLMITAFISVFLGLYPQTFLNFVNVLGKF from the coding sequence ATGATGGAAGGCGTAACTACATATAGTCAAATTCTTCTGCCGGTGGTGATCACTCTCCTTGTGCCGCTTTTTATCTACCTCGGACGAGGGGATGAAAACAGACGCGAGGCCATGAGCTTCATCGGCGCGTTTTTGACGTTCGGTTCGGTGCTTTGTATGGCTCCGAGGGTACTGGGCGGTGAGGTGCTGTACTACAAAGTCACCACCATCATGCCCGGAATATCAATAGCATTTGCGGCCGACGGGCTGAGCATGGTCTTTGCTCTGATCGCGCCGTTTCTCTGGTTCTTTGTAACCAGTTATAACATCGGTTACATGCGGGGATTGAACGAGCACGCACAGACCAGATATTACATCTGTTTTGCGGTGGCTATTTTTGGCGCCGTCGGTGTGGCTCTTTCTGCCAACGTGTTTACATTGTATCTCTTTTATGAAGTGATCACCGTATTCACGTATCCGCTTGTTTATCATCATGAGGATCAAGCTGCCAAGATTGGCGCTCGCAAGTACATTGTCTACTTGATGGGTACTTCCAAGCTCTTCCTCCTGCCCGCAATGGTGCTTACCTACGTATTGGTCGGCAATTTGGACTTCAATTTGGGTGACATCCAGAACGGTATGTTCTCCGCTGAAGTTATTGCCGAACATCCCAGACTGGTGGCCCTCACGTACTGGTTGTTCATCTTTGGTATCGGTAAGGCGGCTCTCATGCCGTTCCACAACTGGCTCCCTTCAGCAATGGTCGCGCCGACTCCGGTTTCGGCTTTGCTGCATGCTGTGGCCGTTGTTAAAGCCGGTGTCTTCTGTGTCTGCCGTATCGTGCTCTCGGCCTTCGGGACCAAGACCGCTGCCATGCTGACAATGAGTCAGATTTATGTTGGCGCACCCGGTACCTGGCTTGGTGATCTGAGCATCGGATTGGGAACGGCCTATATTGCGGCCTTTACTTTGACGGTGGCTTCGTTCATCGCCTTGACCAAGGATGATATTAAAGCGCGACTGGCTTACTCAACGGTAGCCCAGCTCTCTTATGTCGTTGTTGGTGTAACCATGCTGGTGGATACGGCGGTACAAGGTGGTGTCATGCACATCGCCCACCACGCCTTTTCCAAGATCACACTCTTTATGGCTGCAGGTGCCATTTATGTCGCCTGCCACCTGAAGAAGATCAGCCTCATGGATGGTTTGGGACGCAGAATGCCGCTCACCTTTGGTGCTTTTGGTATAGCCTCCCTGTCAATGATCGGTATGCCGCCCGCTTGCGGGTTTGTCTCCAAATGGTACTTGATCAACGGTACGCTTGATGCGCACCAGTGGCCGCTGCTCGTCGCACTGCTTCTCAGTACGGCATTGAACGCCGGTTACTTCGTGCCCATTTTGTATCGTGCCTTTTTCAAGGCTCCCAAACCGGAGGCCAATATCGGGCAATACAACGAGCCGTCCATGACCATGGTCGTGCCGTTAATGATCACGGCATTCATCTCGGTGTTCTTGGGTCTGTATCCGCAGACATTCCTGAACTTCGTCAACGTTCTCGGCAAGTTCTAG
- a CDS encoding NADH-quinone oxidoreductase subunit J — protein sequence MEVMAKVAFCVYTLIILGGAIVAVTSSSLVRALVGLITTLIGVAGMYLLLATPFMAFMQLLIYVGAVSVLIFFAVMLTRAEKGGDESGYASMKTYVYGLAATLSPAAILGWLVMTKPVDSVAVPVEVTIKELGQGLLGSYFLPFELISVILMVAMSGAVLLTWEKRGKK from the coding sequence ATGGAAGTCATGGCAAAAGTAGCATTTTGCGTGTACACGCTCATCATTTTGGGCGGGGCCATTGTCGCCGTCACGAGTAGTAGTCTGGTTCGCGCCTTGGTGGGACTTATCACCACCTTGATCGGTGTGGCTGGGATGTATCTACTCTTGGCGACGCCTTTTATGGCTTTTATGCAACTTCTTATCTATGTAGGTGCAGTCAGTGTCCTGATTTTCTTCGCAGTCATGTTGACTCGAGCGGAAAAGGGCGGTGACGAAAGCGGATATGCCTCCATGAAGACGTATGTCTACGGATTGGCGGCAACCTTGTCACCTGCTGCCATTTTAGGCTGGCTGGTTATGACCAAGCCTGTCGACTCTGTAGCGGTTCCCGTTGAAGTAACCATCAAGGAACTCGGTCAGGGATTGCTCGGTTCCTACTTCCTGCCCTTTGAGTTGATCTCGGTCATCCTCATGGTGGCAATGTCCGGAGCAGTGCTTCTGACATGGGAAAAAAGGGGGAAGAAATAA
- a CDS encoding DUF1538 domain-containing protein, with translation MNILIEFSATFLATFRDILPIVILIVFFQLFVLRQPIPHLRRLVVGGVYVVLGLTLFLIGLDKALFPVGKIMAFQLSCPAFTAVDGDITSMTCWSSYGWVYVFAAMIGFSTTIAEPSLLAVAIKASEVSGGVISQWGLRITVAIGVAVGIALGTFRIVTGTPLYVYILAGYVIVILQTFVTPKKMIALAYDSGGVTTSTVTVPLVAALGLGLAESVPGRNPALDGFGLIAFASLFPIITVMGYAQYTDWAARRKSKKDRRNL, from the coding sequence ATGAATATTTTGATCGAATTTTCAGCAACTTTTCTTGCAACTTTTCGGGATATTCTTCCGATAGTGATTTTGATCGTGTTCTTTCAGCTTTTTGTTTTGCGGCAACCCATCCCTCATCTTCGTCGTCTTGTCGTCGGAGGAGTGTATGTCGTACTTGGTCTCACGTTGTTTCTCATCGGACTCGATAAGGCTCTTTTCCCTGTGGGAAAGATTATGGCTTTTCAACTCTCATGTCCCGCATTCACGGCCGTTGATGGTGACATTACATCCATGACTTGTTGGTCTTCATATGGTTGGGTGTATGTTTTTGCAGCAATGATCGGATTTTCAACCACTATTGCCGAGCCTTCTTTGTTGGCTGTAGCCATTAAGGCAAGTGAAGTTTCGGGTGGCGTAATAAGCCAGTGGGGCTTGCGTATCACTGTTGCTATAGGGGTTGCGGTAGGAATAGCTTTGGGGACCTTTCGCATAGTGACCGGCACGCCTCTATATGTGTATATTTTAGCAGGGTATGTCATAGTGATTTTGCAAACATTTGTGACGCCCAAAAAAATGATAGCCTTGGCGTACGACTCTGGCGGGGTAACAACTTCTACTGTCACAGTACCGTTAGTTGCTGCTTTGGGACTTGGTTTGGCGGAGTCTGTTCCTGGGAGAAATCCGGCTTTGGATGGATTCGGTCTTATTGCGTTTGCCAGTCTGTTCCCGATAATAACCGTCATGGGGTATGCCCAGTACACTGATTGGGCGGCTCGTCGAAAGTCGAAGAAAGATAGGAGAAACCTATGA
- a CDS encoding 4Fe-4S binding protein, translated as MGKFREKVIQPILDCWSLIVGLKITGKYFCKPLITVHYPRQVIDDENLNTYGGHIELIGKPKDPAMPKCISCMMCVTNCPSKCLKVVKQKAPKPTPEQEAAMAAAKEAGEKVVKPKAPKNPLKFTYDYTLCSLCGTCIDNCPAKSLKFSNNMYWVATSRKEMNIDLLARLKEQATELSAPAPKTEAKPAAAEKEA; from the coding sequence ATGGGTAAATTCAGAGAAAAAGTAATACAGCCGATTCTCGACTGCTGGAGTTTGATCGTTGGACTCAAGATTACGGGTAAGTATTTTTGCAAGCCCTTGATCACTGTCCACTATCCCCGGCAGGTCATTGACGATGAGAATCTGAATACATACGGCGGGCATATCGAATTGATAGGTAAGCCCAAGGATCCGGCCATGCCCAAGTGCATTTCCTGCATGATGTGTGTGACCAACTGCCCGAGTAAGTGCTTGAAAGTCGTCAAGCAGAAGGCTCCCAAGCCTACGCCTGAGCAGGAAGCGGCCATGGCTGCTGCCAAGGAAGCTGGAGAGAAGGTTGTCAAACCTAAAGCTCCTAAGAATCCGTTGAAATTCACCTACGACTATACGCTGTGTTCGCTGTGCGGCACATGTATTGATAACTGTCCGGCCAAGTCGTTGAAGTTCTCTAATAATATGTATTGGGTGGCGACTTCACGGAAAGAGATGAACATTGATCTTCTCGCCAGGCTCAAGGAGCAGGCCACGGAATTGTCCGCACCGGCTCCCAAAACCGAGGCCAAACCGGCCGCGGCAGAGAAGGAGGCGTAA